GAGATGCAACAGTTTGTCCTGCTTCGTCCCCGTTCAGTTCTATCATTTGCACGGAACCGCCGGAGATCAAAGTTGCAATCGCATGTCCTGCTTCATGGATAAAAACCACGAAGTCTTTTAGATAAGAAACCCAACCATGATTCCAATAGGAAAGAAGAGTCACTATGATCGCGAGTAAGAGCGCAAGCCTTAGGAAACGATTCTCCATTCTAGAATCAATATCGGCTTTTTTGCGATTTAATCTGTTTTAAAATGGCTTAAAATTCCGCCAAATTTTTGAGAATGTTCCAGAGTATCTTTCACTGAATGTCTGATATTTTCAGAAGTAGCGGCTATATCTTCTGCGGATTTAGAAATTGCGCTCATAGAGTCCGAAATTTCTTCAGCAGAAAGTTTTTGTTGTTCTGAAGTTCCGGCCATCATCTTTCCTAATACCAAAACCTGATCGGAACTACTGCGTATTTCTCCGAGTCTTTTGGATTGTTCTAACAAAAGACTTTTTACTTTAGATGCAGAATTATGGACTTCTTCAATATAGTTTTGAAGATTTTCGAATACGTCTACCGACTGTCCTACTTTCTGAGCACCTTCTTCCACCGAGTTGGATGTACTTTTTACAAGATAAGTGATATCTTTGATACTCGACTTGGTTTGTTCAGCAAGTTTAGAGATCTCATCTGCAACCACCGAAAATCCTTTTCCTGCTTCTCCTGCTCTTGCTGATTCAATCGAAGCATTTAATGCAAGCATGTTTGTTCTTTCAGAAATACTAGTTATAATACCCACGATCTTATTGATCTCATTGGAATAAGAACGTATCTGTTCCATCGATTGAATTGCTTCATTAAAGATCTGTTTTGCTTGATCAGCTTTATTCGCTACATTCCCCGCCTGAGACTCCAAGTTCTGCATCGATTCAGAAGTTTTTCCCAAGGACATATCGATAGAACCGATGCTATCATTTACATTGGATAAGCTTCTTGTCTGCTCGCTAATAGTTAATACAATCTCATCAATCGTTTTAGAAAGTTCATGGGAAGCTGCCGCCGTTTCTTGAACCGCGTGTGCTTGTTTTTGAGAAACTCTTTCGAAAGAACCTACTGACTGGAATAATTCTTCATACAGTTTTAAGTTTCTTTGGTAGTTCTCTTTCATTTGGACAAGAAGTCCCCAAAGACTGATGGTCATACATCTGAAATTAGAATAAATTCTGTCTGCGTCTTCTATTCCCTCTTTCCTTGGAAATTCAGAAGCAAGATTTCCATTCACTACCTTGCCCACGATCTCTAAAGTTTCAGACATTTTCTTTTTAAGTTTATAAATAGTTCTCAAACAAAGAGAAAATCCAAAAACCACCGCAAGGAAGGTTACAGTAGAAGCAACCGGGTCGGTTACAAATAATTTCAAACCTAAGTAAGAAGAAGGTATAAATATACAAGCGAATGTAAAACTTACAAGAGCAAGATATCCGAATTTCACTCGGATTGAATTTATGAAAGAAAGGAATGTCCTAAAAAGTTTAGATTCTCCATTCAGTCTTGCAAAAAGTTTTTCCGCCTTTTCGATTTGTTGTCTATTCGTCTTCTTGCGAACAGACATATAACCGGTGATCACTCCATTCTCAAGAACGGGAGTGACAGTGGCGTCCACCCAATAGTGATCTCCATTCTTAGCGCGATTTTTAACGATCGCATTCCATGGATGTCCGGATTGAATTGTGTTCCAAAGATCTTCGTAAACTATGGGAGGTATATCAGGATGACGGACTATATTATGAGGTTGGCCCAGCATCTCTTCTTCTGAAAAACCGCTTACATTCGCAAAATCTTGGGAAACGTAAGTGATCCTTCCTTTTGAATCGGTTCTGGAAATAATTACCGCCGATTCAGCGAATTGAATTTCTCGACCTGTAACCGGTAGGTTCTTTCTCATATTCTCAGTAATTTTTTGGAGCCAAGTTTGGTATAGCGAATTTAGAAGAATCGCTTCTTGATTTTATATATCGAAATGTAAAAGACCGTTCATTCGTAAAAAAAAGCTTAAACAGTAATACTTTCGGATTATTTTTATAGAAGGGTCCGTCTAACAAACCGACCGCGTTCCTTACTTTATAAAAACAAGATATGCTTGGATACAGCCAGCGATACCTCCAAGGATTGCACCTAAGCTGATTAAGGTGGCTTCATCTTCCTTAAAGACCGAATGTAATAGATGTTCGAATTCTTCCGGGGGTAGTATACTCAAATTCTCGAAGACCAATTTCTCTATCTCTAATCGCTCTTCAATATAATCTTTCATTTTGTCAGCAGTTTCAGGCACTAATTCCAAAATGGAATTTGCGATCTTCTCCTTTAACTCTTCCAGTTTTTTAGAACCTAAGATCAAAGAAGCATAGGGAATTTTTTTCTTTAACTTCTCATCCATAAGTTCTTTGGATTTGGAAAGAAGTTCCGTAATAATCAAATCTCCCCCTTTCCCTTTGAAGATCACGCCGATCAAACTTTCCGGATCTAAAATTTTGCCCGCTACAACAGATGCAAATTCTCTGGAAACATCTATCTGCCTTTTTAAGAAAAGACCTTGGTATTTAAAAAATATAAAGTTCTTAGGTCTCAAAGGAGAGAAGATCATAAGGATCGCTAGCCAATTAGTGATATAACCTACGAAAATTCCCATGAGGGGCATAGTCCACCATTGATTCAAATATGCGATGAACATAATCTGGACGCAGCCGATCAAAAATCCGAAATAGATCCCGGAACGAATAATAAATCTAAACTCTGGTCCTCCACATCTTTTAAAAATTTCAGAAAGAATATTTGCATTTTCTCCTGAAAGAGATTCTTTAATTAAATCACCGATCCCTAATATACCTTCCAGGTTTTTGCCGAAAGAAGTATAAATCTCCTCTATCTTCTTTGGAATATCTTCTCTGATCTCTTTTTCTAAAATTTGTTTTGCTTCTTCCGGAACCATCTTCCAGATCACAGGGTTGTCTGCGAAAAATATGTCTTTGACTATAGAGGAAGATTTCTCTCCGATCCTATCTCGGATCAGATCCGAAATTTGGACTGGATCGATCTTTTTATATAGATCGTAAGGACGGATCAGTCTTTCCATCATTACATTCGAAATGAGTCCTGCCATTTTTTGGGAATGTCTCGGAATGATACCCTGCCAACCTAAAATTCCCCACCCTCTATACTTAGTAGGATAGAAGATCATCTGCACCGCTATATAGTTTGTGATCCAACCTACAAAAGAGCAGGTTACCAAAATCGAAATGATCTCGATCGTAGAACCATGAACAGAATCGAAAGATTGCATCGGGCAGAGTTTCATAGGTCCGAAAATTCGATTCAAGAAAAATTCAATATTTATTATACTTGTAAAATCGTATCAATCCAATGGGATCCAGAACTTCATTTTTCATTTCTCTTTCAATTCATGCAGTGCTCTTTCTATCTTATTATTTGGTCCGAAATTTAAATCCTGAAAATTTTTCAGAACAGATCAAACTCAGCCTTACCAAGGGACAGATCCCAAGTGTACATTTTTCACTTCCTAAAAGTTCTGGAGAAGGACCTGATACTTCTTCTGATTCAGGCCTGGCAGGAACTCCGGAAGCTGAGATTGAAAGATTTAAAAACGAGATCCATTTTCCTCCGGAAGCTTTGGAACAAAGATTAGAATCCGATTGTTCTTGGGAAGTGGTGATAGGGTCTAACGGAACGGCCAGAAAAGTAACTACTATCAAACCTTGCAAATATAAGGTTTTCGAAACACAGTTCAGAAGGTCAGTTTCTAGCTGGAAATTTCAACTACCGGAAGGGAATATAATAATTATTCCAGTATCCTTTCGCATTGAATCTGATGAGTGAATCTTCCAAATCATGGTATGCAGTTTATACCAATTCTAGGGCGGAGAAGAAGTTAGCACTAGAACTTTCTAAAAAGGGAATAACCCAATACTTGCCGATTATCTCGACCAAAAAACAATGGTCTGATCGGGTCAAAACGGTTCTGATCCCTGTTTTTCCTTCTTATGTATTCGTAAAAATTGATATAAGAACGGAAAAATTAAAAGTTTTGGAAACTTCGGGAGTAGTAAAGTTCGTTTCGATTGGGGAAATTCCTCTCATAATAGATGAGGAAGATATTGATGCGATCCGCCAACTCGTGACCGAGTATCCCGATAGAATTAAGATCGAAAGGGAAAAGATGCTGGCTCCCGGTAAAAAGGTACTGATCAAAAACGGACCTTTTAAAGACATAAGGGCTAGAGTAATCCGAAAAGGAAGTAAATCGTCTATTCTTGTTTCCCTTTCCGGAATGGATACTACAGTATCCTTGGAATTGGATTCGGAATTACTAGAAACAGACGAGGAGAATTAAAAGTGGGAAATACATTAGATAAAGTTAAAAAAGCTTTGGATACTGAAATCGAAGCAATCCTTCATTTTAGAGAAAATCTAGATCCAAATGTAGAAAAAGCAGTCGATCTGATCTTCCAATCTAAAGGAAAAGTAATCGTAACCGGAGTCGGAAAATCCGGAGACGTAGGTAAAAAGATCGCGTCCACTTTATCTTCCACAGGAACTCCTTCCTATTTTCTGCATCCATCTGATGCGGCCCACGGTGACGCCGGAATTTTAGCACAGGGCGATGTGGTTATCGCAATCGGTAAGAGCGGAGAAAGTGAAGAATTACTCAACCTTCTTCCGACCATAAAAAGTATTGGAGCCAAATTGGTAGGTTTAACTGCAAACCCTGGGTCCAGATTGGCTTTGGACTGCGATATCGTAGTTTTAACCCCAGTATTAAAAGAAGCATGTCCCCTCGAACTTGCACCAACTTCTAGCACAACAATCGCATTGATGTTAGGAGATGCGATTGCAATGGCATTAATGGAACTTAGAAATTTTCAAAAAGAAGATTTTGCATTATATCATCCTGCAGGGAGACTCGGAAAAAGATTATCCCTGAAAGTGGACGATGTGATGAGAAAAGGAGATAAACTTGCAAAAGTAAGTTCCGACGCAAGTTTAGAAGAAGTTCTTTCCGAGATCACAAAGAAACTCGTGGGTGCAACTGGAGTTGCAGACGCGAGCGGGAAACTAATCGGATTCGTAACAGATTATGATATTAGAAAATTATTAAATGACGGAAAATTAGATAAATCTATTAAAGCTAAAGATTTGATGAACTCTAAACCTACCGTATTCGAAAGTGGGATCATGGCTTATGATGTTTTACAATCTATGGAAAGAAGAGAAAAACCGATCTCAGTAGCTCCGATTGTTTCGAAAGATGGAGTCTTACTCGGAATCGTTTCTATCCACGATCTATTGCAAAAAGGACTCTGATCTCCAATGAGCCGGAACGATTCTCAAAAAATATGGATCATTCTTACATTGAATGAAGAGGAGTTTTTTGGATTAAAAACTCTTCCTAAGGCCGATTTTTTGGAGATCCGTTTGGACCAATTTCGTTCCGACAAAGATGCTCCGGAAAAGATCTTACAAAAAATAAAAGATCTAAATGCATCTTGCGTATTCACCTATAGACAACCGGAAGATTCCAGCTTGAAAAGTTTAGGAATTTGGAATAGAGAGGGTGTTGCTCCTTTACTCTCCGGATTAGAATCAGGAAAACATTATATAGATCTAGAATTGGATAAAGATAATCCGGTCTTTAATGGAATAGACGAGGATCGTTTCGGGATCATTCGATCTGTTCATAGTTTTTCAGGAATCCTAGATTACGAAGAATTACTCTTTTACTTAAGACCAGTCACAGAAGAAGTTTTAGCAACTGTTAAGTCGGGACTTCCTTTTCAAAGGATTTTTAAAATTGCAGCGCTTCCAAAGAATGGGCAAGAATCGGAAGAATTTCAACATTCTGCTCTTAAACTTGCTAAGCTATGTGCAAAACAGAATATTCCGATCGGATTCTGTGGAATTTTAATGGGAGAATCAGGAAAAGAATTTAGGATCTTTCCTGAAAAGATAGGATCCCAATTTACTTATTGTTGTTTGGGAGAACCAAAGGCTCCCGGCCAAGTGGATTTGGAAACCATGCTTTCTAAAAGAAAATAAACGATCAGTCCCTATCTTGGGAATCGTCGTCTTCTTTATCGTCTTCCGATTTTTTACGATCTCTGGTTCCAGCTCTGGTTTCTAAAAATGTTTTAAAACCTTCGTCGGATTTGAACTTCTTGAATGCTTTATCTTTTTCCGCAGATGCCCAATAAGAAGATTTGATACTTC
The sequence above is a segment of the Leptospira hartskeerlii genome. Coding sequences within it:
- a CDS encoding LIC_10042 family TonB-like protein, encoding MGSRTSFFISLSIHAVLFLSYYLVRNLNPENFSEQIKLSLTKGQIPSVHFSLPKSSGEGPDTSSDSGLAGTPEAEIERFKNEIHFPPEALEQRLESDCSWEVVIGSNGTARKVTTIKPCKYKVFETQFRRSVSSWKFQLPEGNIIIIPVSFRIESDE
- a CDS encoding methyl-accepting chemotaxis protein; amino-acid sequence: MRKNLPVTGREIQFAESAVIISRTDSKGRITYVSQDFANVSGFSEEEMLGQPHNIVRHPDIPPIVYEDLWNTIQSGHPWNAIVKNRAKNGDHYWVDATVTPVLENGVITGYMSVRKKTNRQQIEKAEKLFARLNGESKLFRTFLSFINSIRVKFGYLALVSFTFACIFIPSSYLGLKLFVTDPVASTVTFLAVVFGFSLCLRTIYKLKKKMSETLEIVGKVVNGNLASEFPRKEGIEDADRIYSNFRCMTISLWGLLVQMKENYQRNLKLYEELFQSVGSFERVSQKQAHAVQETAAASHELSKTIDEIVLTISEQTRSLSNVNDSIGSIDMSLGKTSESMQNLESQAGNVANKADQAKQIFNEAIQSMEQIRSYSNEINKIVGIITSISERTNMLALNASIESARAGEAGKGFSVVADEISKLAEQTKSSIKDITYLVKSTSNSVEEGAQKVGQSVDVFENLQNYIEEVHNSASKVKSLLLEQSKRLGEIRSSSDQVLVLGKMMAGTSEQQKLSAEEISDSMSAISKSAEDIAATSENIRHSVKDTLEHSQKFGGILSHFKTD
- a CDS encoding type I 3-dehydroquinate dehydratase; amino-acid sequence: MSRNDSQKIWIILTLNEEEFFGLKTLPKADFLEIRLDQFRSDKDAPEKILQKIKDLNASCVFTYRQPEDSSLKSLGIWNREGVAPLLSGLESGKHYIDLELDKDNPVFNGIDEDRFGIIRSVHSFSGILDYEELLFYLRPVTEEVLATVKSGLPFQRIFKIAALPKNGQESEEFQHSALKLAKLCAKQNIPIGFCGILMGESGKEFRIFPEKIGSQFTYCCLGEPKAPGQVDLETMLSKRK
- a CDS encoding UpxY family transcription antiterminator, coding for MSESSKSWYAVYTNSRAEKKLALELSKKGITQYLPIISTKKQWSDRVKTVLIPVFPSYVFVKIDIRTEKLKVLETSGVVKFVSIGEIPLIIDEEDIDAIRQLVTEYPDRIKIEREKMLAPGKKVLIKNGPFKDIRARVIRKGSKSSILVSLSGMDTTVSLELDSELLETDEEN
- a CDS encoding DUF445 domain-containing protein, producing the protein MKLCPMQSFDSVHGSTIEIISILVTCSFVGWITNYIAVQMIFYPTKYRGWGILGWQGIIPRHSQKMAGLISNVMMERLIRPYDLYKKIDPVQISDLIRDRIGEKSSSIVKDIFFADNPVIWKMVPEEAKQILEKEIREDIPKKIEEIYTSFGKNLEGILGIGDLIKESLSGENANILSEIFKRCGGPEFRFIIRSGIYFGFLIGCVQIMFIAYLNQWWTMPLMGIFVGYITNWLAILMIFSPLRPKNFIFFKYQGLFLKRQIDVSREFASVVAGKILDPESLIGVIFKGKGGDLIITELLSKSKELMDEKLKKKIPYASLILGSKKLEELKEKIANSILELVPETADKMKDYIEERLEIEKLVFENLSILPPEEFEHLLHSVFKEDEATLISLGAILGGIAGCIQAYLVFIK
- a CDS encoding KpsF/GutQ family sugar-phosphate isomerase produces the protein MGNTLDKVKKALDTEIEAILHFRENLDPNVEKAVDLIFQSKGKVIVTGVGKSGDVGKKIASTLSSTGTPSYFLHPSDAAHGDAGILAQGDVVIAIGKSGESEELLNLLPTIKSIGAKLVGLTANPGSRLALDCDIVVLTPVLKEACPLELAPTSSTTIALMLGDAIAMALMELRNFQKEDFALYHPAGRLGKRLSLKVDDVMRKGDKLAKVSSDASLEEVLSEITKKLVGATGVADASGKLIGFVTDYDIRKLLNDGKLDKSIKAKDLMNSKPTVFESGIMAYDVLQSMERREKPISVAPIVSKDGVLLGIVSIHDLLQKGL